ATCTGCGGCACACCAGACCAGCTCTATAAATCAGGTTTTTAACAAAACCGAATTTGTTCAGTGAGCGGGTGAGTCACACTACCTGTCTCAGCTCAGACCTGCCGGGAGTCAATTGTGGACTAGAGCAAAAGGAGCCCAGCCACAAGCTCAAGTTCCATCCCCTTTGCACGCGATAGGCAGATCCCTTGGGAGGATCAGGCCACCTGTTTACCAGTGCTTCCTAACCTATTTGTGTCACAAGTTTAGGACTGTGCTTCTTAGCCCTGGTCACTCTCTTTCACCACCGCTCTCTAACCCTTCCCCAGGTGTGCTAGCAATTGCCCAACACCTGTCAGTCACTTTTGCCTCCAATTTTACTGGGCGCGAGGAGCAGAgtaaggagggagaggaagagggctgACTCCCTTGCCGCAAAGTGGCAAGGGCCAGCTGAACTTAATTCACACTGCAAACCACCACGTTTCGACAGTCATCCCCATATTTTCACAGCTCAAATCTTCCTTTCGTTTTCGGTCGGCTTCCCTGATTTGCTCCATTTTTAATCGCTCCTCCCCCATTCTCCTTGCCCCTGGTCAGGGCAAACATTAAACGCTGTGCAGCTTTAAAAGGGCATTTTTAGTTGACTTGTAAACGGCTCGTTCCACAGGCCCCGAATTGGCGAGATTCACTACAGCTCCGAGTGCCCGGTAGACTTTAAGCAGGGAGCGCCTGCCCGGTCCGTCCCTCCCCGGCCCCGCGTGGCAAGCACCGCAGGTTGAGGCGCCCCCAAACCGAGGAAGAAGGTTTGGGAGCCTGTGACTCCAAAGCCCTCTGCAACTTCCCGGCCCCACAGCCCCACCCACTAGCACGCAGCCTTCCCCGCAACCCGCAGGAGACACCTTTGTCCCCGCCCCTCCACAGGTCACCTCCCTCCACGCCCCTCTCTCTTGGCCCGGGCAGCCGGCAGGCAGGGAAGTGTCGTAAAGCCAGGCCCAGGAAACTTTACCCGGGGTAACAGCCGAGGCGCTTTACGGCGACGGCGGCTGAGTGAGAACCTTGGCGGCTGTGGAGGCTGCCGCGGCTGCGAAGgaggcggcggcggtggcggagGAAGAGGAgtggcggcagcggcggcggggACCCGTGCGGGGTGAGCCGCGAGGAGAGGACGGGGAGGGGCCGCGAGTGACAGGGCTGGCGGGTGGGCCCGGGCGGACGGGGACGGTGGCCGGCAGAGCAGCTGGGCGGCGCTGAAGAGCGGGGGGGTGGCGCGGAATTGGGGGGGCAGCTCCGTGAGGGACGGTTTCTGCCTTTGttccccccacctcggccgccCCCCATCCGTCGCCCCCGTTCTCCGCGCTCCTCGGCCGGGTTTCATGGCCTCCCCTCTCGGTCTGTGTCGCTTCTAGGATGGCGGAGGTACCGCCTGGGCCTAGCAGCCTCCTCCCACCACCAGCACCTCCGGCCCCGGCGGCGGTCGAGCCCCGGTGTCCCTTCCCGGCGGGGGCCGCCCTTGCCTGCTGCAGCGAGGACGAGGAGGACGACGAAGAGCACGAAGGCGGCGGCAGCAGGAGCCCGGCGGGCGGAGAGTCGGCGACGGTGGCGGCCAAGGGGCATCCGTGCCTCCGCTGCCCTCAGCCGccgcaggagcagcagcagctcaACGGATTGATTAGCCCCGAACTGCGGCACCTCCGGGCGGCCGCCTCCCTCAAGAGCAAGGTCCTGAGCGTAGCAGAGGTGGCCGCAACCACAGCCACCCCTGACGGAGGCCCCAGAGCGACTGCAACAAAAGGAGCCGGGGTACACTCGGGCGAGAGGCCCCCTCACTCCCTCTCTAATGCAAGAACTGCGGTCCCCAGCCCGGCGGAGGCAGCGGCGGCGAGCGATCCCGCGGCGGCGCGCAATGGACTGGCCGAGGGCAccgagcaggaggaggaggaggaagacgagCAGGTGCGGCTGCTGTCTTCGTCCCTGACCGCCGACTGCAGCTTAAGAAGCCCTTCGGGCAGGGAGGTTGAGCCTGGGGAGGATCGGACGATACGATATGTCCGATATGAATCCGAGCTACAAATGCCCGATATCATGAGACTGATCACCAAAGATCTGTCCGAACCCTACTCCATTTATACCTATAGATATTTTATCCACAACTGGCCACAGCTGTGCTTCTTGGTAAGTGGATAGAATAAAAAGAGGGTGAACCCAGCAGTGATCCAGACCATGCGGGGCAGGGAGTAAGGGCCCAGAGTGTGGCAGTGGATATCTCCTGCTGCGTATCATAGTACGTTATATGATGTCAAGTGCTGTACACATTCCTAGTTATTTAATGTAATTGATTTGAAGGTAAGACTTCATGATTCGGGTTAACGTGATACTAGTGTAACTGCAGCAAGCCTGTATGGTGTAGTGTTTCACTGGGGTGGGGGTCTTGTGTCTTGTTTACATTAGATTATAATCGTGTTTAACCGTCTTTAATTACCCGCCCGCATCCTCAAACACTTTACAGTCATTTAATTTGAACATGGTTCTGTTCAGATACAGGCCTTATTAGTCTCTCAATTACAACCATAATCAGGGAAGAGTGTATGCATAAACATGTTTTGGTGAACATGAATGTCAGCAAACTTGGTGTGGTCATATTGGAGAATTAAATCTTACAAGCATTTTCAGTAATCATGGAGATGTTTCCCTTTACTTCAACTGGACAATTAACAGTTGTAGCCAGCCTGCTTTCTGGTACTCCATTCCAGAAAGCGCTACTAACACTTCTGGTGGCTGAAAGACTCCTGAAACTTGAACAAAATACCCTTTGGTGGAATGTAGAAAATTTGTGTGAAATTGTTAccgatctgatttttttttttaatttaagaaactgATTGTAGATGTGGCCAAACACTAGTAACACTGGCTTGTGTAGAGTATAATTGACAATAATATTACACGTAAGTGAAAGACTTTcggacagtttttaaaaattaacatagtaTTGGCAGTACCAGTAATTTCTTCACAATAATATTGACCCATTTCAGTCTGTATGAACCCTTTAACTTAAACGTTGACTGCAGGTGTATGCTTTGTATCATGTGCTCACAAGCATATTGTTTCTGTTGAATTTTACTACAGAAAGATGACATCATTTTAAGGAGTATTTTATAATATGTGAAGGGAAAAGCCACCATTACTTAAATGTTTTAGCATTGGCTTAGTTTCACTTGGTAATTCCCTGCAAGATATTTTGACAATACTTATCTTTTTGATTCTTTAGCTTGGTGATAATTTGAAAATGTAACCTGGGTATTGTAGataatggtagttctattttctgtcttaaCTTGCTTAAATTTCAATTcagtacatttgttaaaactgtGGGTACTACTTTATattcttgaaaactgctctttcagtatTCTAAGCATTGTATCAGAATAGTTCTAAGACATGTCTATGTCAATGaatatgagaaaatgatttaTAGCACTATTATAAATGTCATATCAAATGCCACTGTAATTGCTAAAAATTGTAGATTTAGTTGTAAGTTAATCCACAGAAGTAGGTGATTGAGTCACATTTCAAATTGAAATAGATGTTTTTCTGTCAATTCCAGGAAATAGTTGTGTATATGATATTTAGTCAACTTTTGAGTCCTGATAATTTACCTAAGCCTCTCTCAACTTGTCTGCTATTTTAGACTCTGGTCAACAATATTAGTAAACTTTAGATTTGATTTTATGTAGAACCTTCCCAATTCACCAGCTAATGTGTATGTTAGCCTTTAGTAGCTTAAGTTTGTTTAATATTCTGAGTAACTAGAAATTGCGATATGCACAAGTGGTTGACCTATAAGATTTACTGGTGCAAGTATGAATCAGGAGgtattaaacaataataaaacagtaGTTAAAAAACAACCAGGCCATTTAGAACTGAAGCCTTTATCTTGGcatacttttaaatttaagtttcccataggaactattttttaaaaaatacagatgcgTAAATGTCTATTTTAAATCATATCCCTTTAGAACTGAAAGGCATCCTAGAGATAATCTAGCCCAACTtaggttttgttctgttttgttttttgattgaaAAAAAGTTAAGAACCAAAGTGACTTAAAATGTTTCAATCTCTAGATATTTACTGACAGAGgggtaggttttgttttgttttttcattgaaAAGAAGTTAAGAACCAAAGTGACTTAAAATGTTTCAATCTCCAGATATTTACCGACGGAAGGGTAAAGCTAGAACCCAGTTCTCCTGGCCTCTCAATATGGTAACAAATAAGAACCTGAAAAATGACATACCCTTCATCCATTCAGTGAAGATTATTGTGTCACCAAGTTATCTTCACCAAGGGACAGTTGCCCTTACATCAATCTCAAGAGATTAGAAACCTCCAAAATGTTCCGTTTTCCGTGGATAACCTGTAATGGGTCAATGGAATATATGGGGTTGAACCTTACAAAATTGCCAATACTTGATTGACTAATAAAAATGATAGCTTATTATGATTCTTCCTAATtgtaaaagatgtaaaaaaaaaaaaaaaaaaaaaaaggacaaatgtgAGACACTTTCAGTTACTCTGTACTTAACCATTTTATCTTTACCTGTTTTCATAGTAACATTTTCAGTTGTTGGTATCTTTTTGAAGTTCTTAAACTTACTCTCAGCAAATGTAACATAGTACTTCCGTTTATTTGTTCTAAATTTAACTTTTTGGCTTCCTCCAGTTTTCTATTTGTAGTGTTCTAGAATTTGGGAatctctcactttatttttttcatagttttataGATTGACAACCCTTTGGCCTTGTAGTGTTAAGTCGTAATCTTGCcaggaatttttcagttcccatccttgaaaaaatacatttaatagcATGAATTCCAAATGTATATGCAGagcttttatttggaaaaattgaCAAGCAATTTAATGATTCCTGTAAATGTACCATATATTCCTGAGTAgtttatcaggaaaaaaatgcagCATTGGTCTTCTTCACTACTAATATCATCGTAATGGTGTATGATATATTGGGCTTTGTAGATGATGTATACAGATTGATTTTTGCTCCTACAGATTCTAAATTAGGAAGAAATCAGGTcttaagaatgaactaatacaatattttgtttgcttattcCGTGCTCAAAGGACAAAGATTTGTTTGAAATTCCTGTTCAGATTGAAAGTACTGTCCAGTTGTATTGTGtttaatggttttaatttttcctcatttttggaTAGTTTTATATAAGGTGTAGGTATTCTGAGGTTTGTATCATCAATCTAATACAGGTTTTCATTTCACATGAGCCTGGCTTTTGAGGTCAGGCCAAAATTTTTTCTGGCCCTTCTAAATATACCATTTGGTCTGTGataattttatgtatgtgtatgtatttatacatgtctctatatacacaaatatatttgaagtgagtttcaaatcagaaaaagctttcagagtTGGTCAAGGCGATTTTTGTGCATACTTCAggtctttgtttaaaaatttttttttaaaagattgatgtATTGTGagggaaaaaattagaaataaca
The genomic region above belongs to Pongo pygmaeus isolate AG05252 chromosome 15, NHGRI_mPonPyg2-v2.0_pri, whole genome shotgun sequence and contains:
- the LOC129012343 gene encoding actin nucleation-promoting factor WAS-like, yielding MGGGRGGGNKGRNRPSRSCPPNSAPPPRSSAPPSCSAGHRPRPPGPTRQPCHSRPLPVLSSRLTPHGSPPPLPPLLFLRHRRRLLRSRGSLHSRQGSHSAAVAVKRLGCYPGDTPGRMEKLRHPGKFDEVPKVSNLEYVL
- the NAA30 gene encoding N-alpha-acetyltransferase 30; this translates as MAEVPPGPSSLLPPPAPPAPAAVEPRCPFPAGAALACCSEDEEDDEEHEGGGSRSPAGGESATVAAKGHPCLRCPQPPQEQQQLNGLISPELRHLRAAASLKSKVLSVAEVAATTATPDGGPRATATKGAGVHSGERPPHSLSNARTAVPSPAEAAAASDPAAARNGLAEGTEQEEEEEDEQVRLLSSSLTADCSLRSPSGREVEPGEDRTIRYVRYESELQMPDIMRLITKDLSEPYSIYTYRYFIHNWPQLCFLAMVGEECVGAIVCKLDMHKKMFRRGYIAMLAVDSKYRRNGIGTNLVKKAIYAMVEGDCDEVVLETEITNKSALKLYENLGFVRDKRLFRYYLNGVDALRLKLWLR